A part of Planococcus sp. MB-3u-03 genomic DNA contains:
- a CDS encoding energy-coupling factor ABC transporter ATP-binding protein translates to MKGSILSFEQVTFTYAPEDKSVKPAVSDLSFSIGEGEWVALVGHNGSGKSTIAKLMNGLLFPQQGTVKAMGLTMSEESLWDIRSQMGMVFQNPDNQFVGATVQDDVAFALENNGVPHEEMVVRVRESLQQVKMADYLDHEPHHLSGGQKQRVAIAGALALRPRLLILDEATSMLDPQGRREVIETIRELREATGLTVLSITHDLEEAALADRVLVMNAGHKQMEGTPDEVFSSGEELTEMGLDLPFAMRMAGLLKQAGVPMTGESMTEHELVEELWTYYSSK, encoded by the coding sequence ATGAAAGGAAGCATTTTGTCATTCGAACAAGTGACATTCACATACGCACCGGAAGACAAGTCGGTCAAGCCGGCCGTTTCGGACCTATCGTTCTCGATTGGCGAAGGCGAATGGGTGGCGCTTGTCGGACACAACGGCTCGGGCAAGTCGACAATCGCCAAATTGATGAACGGCTTATTATTCCCGCAGCAAGGAACAGTCAAAGCAATGGGACTGACAATGTCTGAAGAAAGCTTGTGGGACATCCGCTCGCAGATGGGCATGGTGTTTCAAAATCCAGACAACCAATTCGTCGGGGCAACGGTGCAGGATGATGTAGCGTTCGCGCTCGAAAACAACGGCGTTCCTCACGAAGAAATGGTCGTGCGTGTCCGTGAATCTTTGCAGCAAGTGAAGATGGCGGACTATCTCGATCATGAACCGCATCACCTATCGGGCGGGCAAAAGCAGCGTGTGGCGATTGCCGGGGCACTTGCTTTGCGCCCCCGCCTGCTCATTTTGGATGAAGCTACATCGATGCTCGACCCTCAAGGGCGCCGGGAAGTGATCGAGACAATCCGCGAATTGCGTGAAGCAACAGGCCTGACTGTGCTGTCGATTACCCATGACCTTGAGGAAGCGGCACTCGCTGACCGTGTGCTGGTGATGAATGCCGGGCATAAACAAATGGAAGGCACTCCCGATGAAGTGTTTTCCTCGGGTGAAGAGCTGACCGAAATGGGGCTGGACTTGCCGTTTGCGATGCGGATGGCCGGTTTACTGAAACAAGCCGGAGTGCCGATGACCGGTGAATCTATGACAGAACATGAGCTGGTGGAGGAATTATGGACATATTACTCAAGCAAGTAG
- a CDS encoding energy-coupling factor ABC transporter ATP-binding protein yields MDILLKQVGYSYAKDTPFEKRALTDVTLHIPSGSYTAIIGHTGSGKSTVLQHLNALLQPTEGSVLIGERKIEAGTKAKNLRDVRKKVGIVFQFPEQQLFDETVLKDIMFGPLNFGVPEEEARRRAIALVEQLGLPEGVLEKSPFDLSGGQMRRVAIAGVLAMEPDVLVLDEPTAGLDPRGRREIMDLFYRLHQEKGLTTVLVTHSMEDAARYADTLAIMHGGKCVATGDVRDVFANEEQLGDYRLEPPRTVRMQREFEEKTGLTLDELALTEEALARSIAQALKEGREPK; encoded by the coding sequence ATGGACATATTACTCAAGCAAGTAGGATATAGCTACGCGAAAGATACCCCTTTTGAAAAGCGGGCGCTGACGGATGTCACGCTGCACATACCATCGGGCTCTTACACAGCGATCATCGGGCACACGGGTTCCGGGAAATCGACCGTGCTGCAGCATTTGAATGCCTTATTGCAGCCGACTGAAGGCAGTGTACTGATCGGCGAGCGGAAAATCGAGGCAGGGACGAAAGCGAAGAACTTGAGGGATGTGCGGAAAAAAGTCGGCATCGTCTTCCAATTCCCGGAGCAGCAGCTATTCGATGAAACGGTCCTGAAAGACATCATGTTCGGCCCGCTGAATTTCGGTGTACCCGAAGAGGAGGCCCGCAGACGGGCAATCGCTTTGGTCGAACAGCTTGGGCTTCCGGAAGGCGTGCTGGAGAAATCGCCTTTTGACTTATCCGGGGGGCAGATGCGCCGCGTCGCGATAGCAGGAGTCTTGGCGATGGAGCCGGATGTTTTGGTGCTGGATGAACCGACAGCAGGACTCGATCCGCGAGGACGCCGGGAAATCATGGATCTGTTTTACCGCCTGCATCAAGAGAAAGGCTTAACGACTGTGCTTGTGACCCACAGCATGGAAGATGCGGCGCGTTATGCGGATACGCTGGCCATCATGCATGGCGGCAAATGCGTCGCCACAGGTGATGTGCGGGACGTCTTCGCCAATGAAGAGCAACTCGGCGATTACCGGCTGGAGCCGCCGCGCACCGTGCGCATGCAGCGGGAGTTTGAAGAGAAAACCGGCTTGACACTCGATGAACTTGCGCTGACTGAAGAAGCGCTGGCACGTTCCATTGCGCAAGCGCTCAAGGAAGGGCGTGAGCCGAAATGA
- a CDS encoding energy-coupling factor transporter transmembrane component T family protein, which yields MMEKMIFGRFIPGDSIVHRLDPRAKILFVFLFIAIVFIANNAITYAILLGFTLLSVFLSKIRLYFLINGLKPVFILMAFTFFLHLFFTEGGAVLFSFGFVDVYEEGLRQGIFISIRFLVLVFMTSILTLTTSPISITDGIEVLLGPFKRVKLPVHELALMMSISLRFIPTLMDETGKILKAQMARGSDIGSGPIKERIKAVVPLLIPLFVSAFKRAEDLATAMEVRGYRGGEGRTRYRQLNWRFMDTLSLLLLIGFAGLLWYFRT from the coding sequence ATGATGGAGAAAATGATTTTTGGGCGCTTTATTCCAGGAGATTCGATCGTCCACCGGCTGGACCCAAGAGCAAAAATCCTGTTCGTCTTTTTGTTTATTGCGATCGTTTTTATCGCGAATAATGCCATTACCTATGCGATTTTGCTTGGATTTACCTTGCTCTCCGTATTTTTATCGAAAATTCGGTTGTATTTCTTGATTAACGGCTTGAAACCCGTCTTTATTTTAATGGCCTTCACCTTTTTCCTGCATTTATTCTTTACCGAAGGCGGGGCAGTGCTCTTCAGTTTCGGTTTTGTGGATGTCTATGAAGAAGGATTGCGGCAAGGGATATTCATCTCGATCCGGTTCCTGGTGTTGGTGTTCATGACGAGCATACTCACCTTGACCACTTCTCCGATTTCGATCACGGATGGCATCGAGGTGCTGCTCGGGCCATTCAAGCGCGTCAAACTGCCGGTCCACGAATTGGCGTTGATGATGTCCATTTCACTCAGATTCATCCCGACCTTGATGGATGAAACCGGAAAGATCTTGAAAGCCCAAATGGCACGCGGCTCGGATATCGGCTCAGGGCCCATCAAAGAACGCATTAAAGCCGTTGTGCCGCTATTGATCCCCTTGTTTGTCAGTGCCTTTAAACGGGCGGAAGATCTAGCGACCGCCATGGAAGTGAGGGGCTACCGCGGGGGAGAAGGGCGTACACGCTACCGCCAGCTCAACTGGCGCTTCATGGATACGCTAAGCCTATTGCTGCTCATTGGATTTGCCGGATTGCTCTGGTATTTCCGCACTTGA
- the truA gene encoding tRNA pseudouridine(38-40) synthase TruA: MKRMKATIAYDGSGFAGYQIQLKTRTVQLELLRALKELHKGERVEVVASGRTDSGVHATGQVIHFDTPFSMPKESWVRALNVRLPQDIQVYDIEEADVDFHARYHAKGKIYRYKWNRSKLINPFSRNHLVHVPQQIDVARMEKAAQAFIGTHDFSSFCAANTNVVDKVRTIWRIDFEEHGEELHMVIEGSGFLYNMVRIIAGTLLEVGLNRREPEELAEIIAACDRDAAGKTAAAHGLYLEKVHY; this comes from the coding sequence ATGAAACGAATGAAAGCGACGATCGCCTATGACGGCAGCGGATTTGCAGGCTACCAAATCCAGCTGAAAACCCGCACCGTTCAACTGGAGCTCTTGCGCGCGTTGAAAGAATTGCATAAAGGCGAACGGGTCGAAGTGGTGGCGAGCGGACGGACGGATTCCGGGGTGCATGCCACTGGGCAAGTGATTCATTTCGACACCCCGTTCTCCATGCCGAAAGAGTCCTGGGTGCGTGCGCTCAATGTGCGCCTGCCCCAGGACATCCAAGTCTATGATATCGAAGAAGCGGATGTGGATTTCCATGCCCGCTACCACGCAAAAGGGAAAATTTACCGTTATAAATGGAACCGCAGCAAACTCATCAACCCATTCAGCCGCAACCATCTCGTCCATGTACCGCAGCAAATCGATGTGGCACGCATGGAAAAAGCGGCCCAAGCGTTTATCGGCACGCATGATTTTTCAAGTTTTTGCGCGGCAAACACCAATGTCGTCGATAAAGTAAGAACGATCTGGAGAATTGATTTTGAAGAGCATGGCGAGGAATTGCATATGGTCATCGAAGGATCCGGTTTCCTCTATAATATGGTGCGCATTATTGCAGGCACTTTGCTCGAAGTCGGGTTAAATAGAAGAGAACCGGAAGAACTGGCCGAAATCATTGCCGCCTGTGACCGCGACGCTGCCGGCAAAACCGCCGCAGCACACGGTTTATACTTGGAAAAAGTGCATTACTGA
- the rplM gene encoding 50S ribosomal protein L13 — protein MRTTFMAKGHEVERKWLVVDAEGQTLGRLASEVASILRGKYKPTFTPNVDTGDHVIIINADKIHLTGKKLTDKIYYRHTQYTGGLKQRTALEMRTKYPTKMLELAIKGMLPKNSLGRQTFKKLHVYAGPEHNHQAQQPEAYTLRG, from the coding sequence ATGCGTACAACATTCATGGCTAAAGGTCACGAAGTAGAGCGTAAATGGTTGGTTGTCGATGCAGAAGGGCAAACTCTTGGACGTTTGGCTTCTGAAGTCGCTTCAATCTTGCGCGGGAAATACAAACCAACATTCACACCGAACGTCGATACTGGCGATCACGTCATCATCATCAATGCTGACAAAATCCACTTGACTGGTAAAAAACTTACCGACAAAATCTACTACCGCCACACGCAATACACAGGCGGACTTAAGCAGCGCACAGCTCTTGAAATGCGCACGAAATATCCTACAAAAATGCTTGAACTAGCGATCAAAGGCATGCTTCCAAAGAACTCTTTGGGCCGCCAAACATTCAAGAAATTGCATGTATACGCTGGACCAGAGCACAACCACCAAGCACAACAGCCTGAAGCTTACACGCTTCGCGGATAA
- the rpsI gene encoding 30S ribosomal protein S9, protein MAQVQYIGTGRRKNSTARVRLVPGDGTITINNRDVSDYVPYETLEQIIKQPLVTTETLGSYDVLVNVKGGGFTGQAGAIRHGIARALLTVDPEFRGALKSAGFLTRDPRMKERKKYGLKAARRAPQFSKR, encoded by the coding sequence TTGGCACAAGTTCAATATATCGGTACAGGTCGCCGTAAAAACTCAACAGCTCGCGTACGTTTGGTACCAGGAGATGGTACGATCACAATCAACAACCGTGACGTATCTGACTACGTTCCATACGAAACGCTTGAGCAAATCATCAAACAACCACTAGTAACTACTGAAACTCTTGGTAGCTACGATGTATTGGTAAACGTAAAAGGCGGCGGGTTCACTGGACAAGCCGGCGCAATCCGTCACGGAATCGCACGCGCTCTACTTACAGTAGACCCAGAATTCCGCGGAGCACTTAAATCTGCTGGATTCCTAACACGTGACCCACGTATGAAAGAACGTAAAAAATACGGTCTTAAAGCGGCACGTCGCGCACCTCAGTTCTCAAAACGTTAA
- a CDS encoding VOC family protein — protein MNRINLICLGVQDMERSVKFYRDELGFQTNETSDKPDIIFFNTSGTKLELYPLEELAKDIDAEHPPVKSGFSGITLAYNAKSRDEVDQVVELARKAGAVIVKEPVDVFWGGYSGYFQDPDGYHWEVAYGPDFTFDAHDMLDFDRNE, from the coding sequence ATGAACCGCATTAATTTGATCTGCCTGGGCGTTCAGGACATGGAAAGGTCTGTGAAGTTTTACCGGGATGAACTGGGCTTTCAAACGAACGAAACGAGCGATAAACCGGATATCATTTTCTTCAATACTTCAGGCACGAAATTGGAGCTATATCCTTTAGAGGAATTGGCAAAAGACATCGACGCAGAACATCCACCGGTGAAAAGTGGATTCTCTGGAATCACCTTGGCCTATAATGCCAAATCCCGCGATGAAGTGGACCAAGTCGTGGAATTGGCCAGAAAAGCAGGAGCGGTGATCGTGAAAGAACCTGTTGATGTCTTTTGGGGAGGGTATTCGGGTTATTTCCAAGACCCTGACGGATATCACTGGGAAGTTGCATATGGCCCTGATTTCACATTTGATGCACACGACATGCTCGACTTCGACCGCAATGAATAG
- a CDS encoding Mrp/NBP35 family ATP-binding protein, whose product MLSETQVREAVGALEDPFLHRTLSETNGILSVKIKEEKKYVSVKLAIAKTNTPEQMQLQMKVVDAIKGVGADSVGIRFEELPPEALAQFRGTANESEAQDLLSPLNKVEFISIASGKGGVGKSTVSVNLAIALARAGKKVGLVDADIYGFSVPDMMGIDKAPVVRGDTIIPVERFGVKVISMGFFVEDNMPVVWRGPMLGKVLDQFFRDVEWGDLDYLLLDLPPGTGDVALDIHQMLPASKEIVVTTPHPTAAFVAARAGAMALQTNHEVLGVVENMSWFESQGSGKKEYIFGKGGGAKLAEELQAPLLGQIPLGQPDWDENDFAPSVYAENHPTGKIYGEIAQQVLQQFANKENKQ is encoded by the coding sequence ATGTTAAGTGAAACACAAGTGCGAGAAGCAGTCGGAGCTCTAGAAGATCCGTTTTTACATAGAACCCTGTCGGAAACAAACGGCATCTTGTCGGTAAAAATCAAAGAAGAGAAAAAATACGTCAGTGTGAAATTGGCGATCGCCAAAACGAATACACCGGAACAAATGCAGCTTCAAATGAAAGTCGTGGACGCCATCAAGGGAGTTGGCGCTGACTCTGTCGGCATCCGCTTCGAAGAATTGCCGCCCGAAGCCTTGGCGCAGTTCCGCGGAACCGCGAACGAGTCTGAAGCACAGGATCTACTGTCTCCATTGAACAAAGTCGAATTCATTTCCATCGCCAGCGGTAAAGGCGGCGTCGGCAAATCGACCGTTTCCGTCAACTTGGCGATCGCGCTTGCGCGTGCAGGCAAAAAAGTTGGGCTCGTTGACGCAGATATCTACGGCTTCAGTGTGCCGGACATGATGGGCATCGATAAAGCGCCAGTTGTCCGGGGCGATACAATCATTCCCGTCGAGCGATTCGGCGTCAAAGTGATTTCCATGGGCTTCTTCGTCGAAGATAATATGCCTGTCGTATGGCGTGGCCCAATGCTCGGGAAAGTCTTGGATCAATTCTTCCGCGATGTGGAGTGGGGAGATCTTGACTATCTTCTATTGGACTTGCCACCAGGAACAGGGGACGTCGCACTCGATATCCATCAAATGCTTCCGGCTTCCAAAGAAATCGTTGTCACCACTCCGCACCCGACAGCTGCATTCGTTGCAGCCCGAGCAGGAGCGATGGCTTTGCAAACCAATCACGAAGTATTGGGAGTCGTCGAGAACATGTCGTGGTTTGAAAGCCAAGGATCCGGCAAAAAAGAATACATCTTCGGAAAAGGCGGCGGGGCAAAGCTTGCAGAAGAGTTACAAGCGCCATTGCTCGGACAGATTCCGCTTGGCCAGCCGGACTGGGATGAAAATGATTTCGCTCCATCTGTTTACGCAGAAAATCACCCAACCGGAAAGATTTATGGAGAGATTGCCCAACAAGTCCTCCAGCAATTCGCGAATAAAGAGAACAAGCAATAA
- a CDS encoding KinB-signaling pathway activation protein — protein sequence MTIRNWVKFALTALLIGGGITGLLGIFIRWNDVFAEAAQNGQWGEFIAGFVWMIVVGMTMSLIAQMGFFAYLTIHQFGHNMFRSLRLWNWVQLLIIAIVIFDLIVFRFLPNVETGGQGFLYGTLLFILLAVSLTTAYFKAKWTAKSAFISALFFMIVVTTLEWLPALMVRAGNVDSWVTLLLFPLLAVNAYQLLALPKYNEKSEEDRLKLEARRAARKAQAAEGKK from the coding sequence GTGACTATACGAAATTGGGTTAAGTTTGCATTGACTGCATTATTGATAGGCGGAGGGATTACCGGGCTTCTCGGAATTTTCATCCGCTGGAACGATGTCTTCGCCGAAGCTGCGCAAAACGGGCAGTGGGGAGAATTCATTGCAGGTTTTGTCTGGATGATCGTCGTCGGCATGACGATGAGCTTGATTGCACAGATGGGCTTCTTCGCCTATTTGACGATTCACCAGTTCGGCCATAATATGTTCCGCTCGCTTAGGCTGTGGAATTGGGTACAGCTCTTGATCATCGCCATCGTCATCTTCGACTTGATTGTGTTCCGTTTCCTGCCGAACGTCGAGACGGGGGGGCAAGGCTTCCTTTATGGAACACTTCTATTCATTTTATTGGCGGTCTCGCTGACAACGGCGTATTTCAAAGCGAAATGGACAGCGAAGTCAGCATTCATTTCAGCGTTGTTCTTCATGATTGTCGTTACGACACTGGAATGGCTGCCGGCTTTAATGGTAAGAGCGGGTAATGTAGACAGCTGGGTAACCTTGTTGTTGTTCCCATTGCTTGCAGTGAACGCTTATCAACTTCTCGCCTTGCCGAAGTATAACGAGAAGTCTGAAGAGGACCGTTTGAAACTTGAAGCGCGCCGGGCTGCGAGAAAAGCACAGGCTGCTGAAGGAAAGAAATGA
- a CDS encoding citrate synthase/methylcitrate synthase: MFQKGLKGIVAVQTAIASVEGDKGELRYRGKLVNEVIEGKNFEQTAYFLWHGHHASKEELASLTEQLKSYRQLPDHIMSIAQALPKETSLMDGMRTLVSAYQHAEFKKLASQQQAIALTAALPVMTALLYRQSTRQEFVAPRSDLGHTANYLWMIKGQVPTHAQTEALETYLNLTMEHGMNASTFAGRVTISTESDLSAAIVSAIGTMKGPLHGGAPSGVLELLDEIQSPERVNPVIEQKLAQGEKIMGFGHRVYRTEDPRAILLREKCQQLQQEDPWLDLAVKAENKITQLLNERKPGRALYTNVEFYAAAIMRSIQMPPELFTPTFSIARIVGWTAHAIEQQHDNVIFRPQSEYIGN, translated from the coding sequence ATGTTTCAAAAAGGCCTAAAAGGCATTGTTGCCGTTCAAACTGCCATTGCATCTGTCGAAGGAGATAAAGGCGAACTCCGTTACCGCGGAAAATTGGTCAATGAAGTAATTGAAGGAAAAAATTTCGAACAAACAGCTTACTTTCTCTGGCATGGCCATCATGCTTCAAAAGAGGAACTCGCAAGTCTCACTGAACAATTAAAATCCTATCGCCAGTTGCCGGATCATATCATGAGCATCGCACAGGCCCTGCCTAAAGAGACTTCATTGATGGACGGAATGCGGACCCTTGTCTCGGCTTATCAGCATGCCGAATTCAAAAAATTGGCGAGCCAACAGCAAGCCATTGCCCTGACTGCTGCACTTCCTGTAATGACGGCTCTTCTATACCGGCAAAGCACCAGACAGGAATTCGTCGCGCCAAGAAGCGACCTAGGCCATACCGCCAACTATCTATGGATGATCAAAGGGCAAGTGCCGACACACGCACAAACCGAAGCCTTGGAAACGTACTTGAACTTAACGATGGAACATGGCATGAATGCATCCACTTTCGCTGGCCGTGTCACCATTTCCACCGAATCCGACTTAAGCGCTGCCATCGTTTCTGCAATCGGTACGATGAAAGGCCCTTTGCATGGAGGCGCCCCGTCCGGTGTGCTTGAATTGCTTGATGAAATCCAGTCTCCCGAAAGGGTCAATCCGGTCATTGAACAAAAACTGGCGCAAGGCGAGAAAATCATGGGCTTCGGCCACCGCGTGTATCGTACAGAAGATCCGCGCGCTATCCTGCTTCGCGAAAAATGCCAGCAGCTGCAGCAAGAAGACCCATGGCTGGACCTTGCAGTCAAAGCGGAAAATAAAATCACCCAATTGTTAAATGAGCGAAAACCAGGACGTGCCCTTTATACCAATGTAGAATTTTATGCAGCAGCGATTATGCGGTCTATCCAAATGCCGCCTGAACTATTCACCCCTACCTTCAGCATCGCACGGATCGTCGGCTGGACTGCCCATGCCATAGAACAACAGCACGATAACGTGATTTTCCGGCCACAATCGGAATATATCGGAAACTAA
- a CDS encoding LysR family transcriptional regulator — MEMQWLRTFADAAETLNFRKTSERLMLSQPSVTVHIRQLEEYLGIRLFDRIKNRVVLTEEGRHFKQQAEILVEKFDSTVDELQSFAQGYRRKWTIAISPLMAETVLPYILKSFTKAHPDLELVIRVEESEAIEELVESGEVSAGISALLPVKRVILHEVVYEDPLLLIVPRDAYDDERGPVVSAEEVLQQNFIFTHHHPVFWEELLVKLRVQLPGIRTMTVTQAHIAKRFIQEGLGVSFLPKSMVRRELIEGRLMEARFDLFPLPSVATYFLSRSMGGLERDFLSRVQSVYFR; from the coding sequence ATGGAGATGCAATGGCTGAGGACCTTTGCGGATGCTGCGGAAACCTTGAATTTCCGTAAGACGTCCGAACGCTTGATGCTGTCGCAGCCGAGTGTGACGGTACATATTCGGCAATTGGAAGAGTATTTGGGGATTCGCCTGTTTGACCGTATCAAGAACCGCGTGGTGTTAACAGAGGAAGGGCGCCATTTTAAACAGCAGGCAGAAATATTGGTAGAAAAATTCGATTCGACGGTGGATGAGCTTCAATCATTTGCCCAAGGCTACCGGCGAAAATGGACCATCGCGATCTCCCCGTTAATGGCAGAGACGGTGCTGCCGTATATCCTAAAGTCGTTTACGAAAGCGCATCCGGACCTTGAGCTGGTGATCCGTGTGGAAGAGTCGGAAGCGATTGAAGAACTGGTAGAGAGCGGGGAAGTGTCTGCTGGCATCTCCGCTTTGCTGCCGGTAAAACGAGTGATTCTCCATGAAGTGGTTTATGAAGATCCTCTACTGCTCATTGTGCCGAGGGATGCTTATGATGATGAGCGGGGCCCGGTGGTTTCAGCTGAAGAGGTTTTGCAGCAGAATTTCATCTTTACCCATCATCATCCCGTTTTTTGGGAAGAGTTGCTGGTGAAATTACGCGTGCAGCTGCCGGGTATCCGCACGATGACAGTGACGCAGGCCCATATCGCGAAACGGTTTATCCAGGAAGGGCTCGGCGTATCGTTTTTGCCGAAGTCGATGGTGCGCCGAGAGTTGATTGAAGGGCGTTTGATGGAAGCCCGTTTTGATTTGTTTCCATTGCCCAGTGTTGCGACGTATTTCTTATCGCGCAGCATGGGGGGACTTGAGAGAGATTTTTTAAGTCGCGTTCAATCGGTTTATTTCCGGTGA
- a CDS encoding GNAT family N-acetyltransferase: MYIEQRNIRLRLLKREDFEALWALYTPDIFEYMLTKVERFEDLEAWLSAGMNQSNVLVFAVELPESGEIVGTTRMYSIDETNKSCEIGATFYSEKAQRTHVNTAVKHALLGYCFEEREMIRVQFKTDAENIRSQKSIERIGAVKEGHLRNERIRSTGEPRDAIVYSIIDREWPEVKKSLEEKMNKYSE; encoded by the coding sequence ATGTATATTGAACAGCGCAATATTCGGCTTCGTTTGCTGAAACGTGAGGATTTTGAGGCATTATGGGCGCTTTATACACCGGACATCTTCGAATATATGCTGACAAAGGTGGAGCGTTTCGAAGATTTAGAGGCGTGGTTATCGGCTGGAATGAATCAATCCAATGTTCTGGTATTTGCCGTGGAACTTCCGGAAAGCGGTGAGATTGTCGGCACGACCCGCATGTATTCGATTGATGAGACGAACAAAAGCTGTGAAATCGGGGCGACCTTCTATAGCGAAAAAGCACAGCGCACACATGTCAATACGGCCGTCAAACATGCACTGTTGGGCTATTGCTTCGAAGAACGGGAGATGATCCGCGTCCAGTTCAAAACCGATGCTGAGAATATCCGTTCCCAAAAATCGATTGAACGGATTGGAGCGGTGAAAGAAGGGCATTTGCGCAACGAACGGATCCGCTCGACCGGTGAACCAAGGGATGCCATCGTCTATTCCATCATTGACCGGGAATGGCCGGAAGTGAAAAAATCACTAGAAGAGAAAATGAATAAATATTCGGAATAA
- the rocF gene encoding arginase, translating into MKKLNVSIIGVPMDHGQMRRGVDMGPSAIRYAGVVDRIENLGHEVNDEGDIQIRKADGKVDENTNLRNMDVITEATEALGETVSGVAKAGNFPLVLGGDHSIAIGTLAGISEYYENLGVIWYDAHADMNTSETSPSGNIHGMPLAASFGHGHEKLTNIRGYSPKVKPENIVIIGARSVDPGERELIKEHGIKVFSMHEIDKLGMDHVMQESIRYLREERKTDGVHLSLDLDGIDPMYTPGVGTPVPGGISYRESHLAMEMLFDAGLITSAEFVEVNPILDEKNRTADVAVALIGSLLGEKLV; encoded by the coding sequence ATGAAAAAATTAAATGTTTCTATTATAGGTGTACCAATGGACCACGGGCAAATGCGCCGCGGCGTCGATATGGGGCCAAGCGCAATCCGTTACGCGGGCGTTGTGGACCGCATTGAAAATCTTGGGCACGAAGTAAATGACGAAGGCGATATCCAAATCCGCAAAGCGGACGGCAAAGTGGATGAAAACACCAATTTGCGCAATATGGACGTAATTACCGAAGCAACAGAAGCACTCGGAGAAACTGTTTCAGGCGTAGCTAAAGCCGGAAATTTCCCATTGGTGCTGGGCGGCGACCATAGCATCGCGATCGGTACGCTTGCTGGCATTTCAGAGTATTACGAGAATTTGGGCGTCATCTGGTATGATGCGCATGCGGATATGAACACGAGCGAAACTTCGCCATCAGGCAATATTCACGGCATGCCGCTTGCGGCAAGCTTTGGGCATGGCCATGAAAAATTGACGAACATCCGCGGCTATTCTCCAAAAGTGAAGCCGGAAAACATCGTCATCATCGGGGCGCGTTCTGTCGATCCAGGTGAGCGCGAATTGATCAAAGAACACGGCATCAAAGTGTTCAGCATGCACGAAATCGATAAATTGGGCATGGATCACGTCATGCAGGAGTCGATCCGCTATTTGCGCGAAGAACGCAAAACCGACGGCGTCCATTTGTCGCTTGACCTTGATGGCATCGATCCGATGTATACGCCGGGTGTCGGTACGCCGGTGCCAGGCGGCATCAGCTACCGCGAAAGCCATTTAGCGATGGAAATGCTGTTTGATGCAGGATTGATCACTTCTGCAGAATTTGTCGAAGTCAACCCGATCCTCGATGAAAAGAACCGTACAGCAGATGTGGCGGTCGCATTGATCGGTTCATTGCTTGGTGAAAAATTGGTATAA
- the sigW gene encoding RNA polymerase sigma factor SigW, whose protein sequence is MDALVNKRIKRVMKGDQDAFAEIVELYQHQLFQICYRMLGNRHEAEDIAQEAFTRAYVNIHTFDQNRKFSTWLYRIATNLCIDRIRKKKPDYHLDAEVKGTEGLNMYSKIANDEELPEEELMRMEVQERVQYEISRLPDKYRAAIVLKYIEELPLAEISEILDLPLGTVKTRIHRGREALRKQLSNL, encoded by the coding sequence ATGGATGCGTTAGTGAATAAACGAATAAAACGAGTCATGAAGGGCGACCAAGACGCATTTGCCGAAATCGTGGAGCTGTATCAACATCAGTTGTTCCAGATTTGCTACCGCATGCTCGGCAATCGGCATGAAGCGGAAGATATTGCACAGGAAGCATTTACGCGGGCCTATGTGAACATACACACCTTCGACCAGAACCGTAAATTTTCCACGTGGCTTTACCGCATCGCCACCAATCTGTGCATTGACCGGATTCGCAAGAAAAAGCCGGATTATCATTTGGATGCGGAAGTCAAAGGCACGGAAGGCTTGAATATGTATTCGAAGATTGCCAATGATGAAGAGCTTCCGGAAGAAGAATTAATGCGGATGGAAGTTCAGGAGCGGGTGCAGTACGAAATAAGCCGCTTGCCGGATAAGTACCGGGCAGCGATTGTGTTAAAATATATCGAGGAATTGCCGCTGGCTGAAATCAGCGAAATCCTGGATTTGCCGCTTGGCACGGTGAAAACGCGGATACACCGCGGGCGCGAAGCACTTCGCAAGCAATTGAGCAATTTGTAG